The proteins below are encoded in one region of Homo sapiens chromosome 2, GRCh38.p14 Primary Assembly:
- the LYG1 gene encoding lysozyme g-like protein 1 precursor translates to MSALWLLLGLLALMDLSESSNWGCYGNIQSLDTPGASCGIGRRHGLNYCGVRASERLAEIDMPYLLKYQPMMQTIGQKYCMDPAVIAGVLSRKSPGDKILVNMGDRTSMVQDPGSQAPTSWISESQVSQTTEVLTTRIKEIQRRFPTWTPDQYLRGGLCAYSGGAGYVRSSQDLSCDFCNDVLARAKYLKRHGF, encoded by the exons ATGTCTGCATTGTGGCTGCTGCTGGGCCTCCTTGCCCTGATGG ACTTGTCTGAAAGCAGCAACTGGGGATGCTATGGAAACATCCAAAGCCTGGACACCCCTGGAGCATCTTGTGGGATTGGAAGACGTCACGGCCTGAACTACTGTG GAGTTCGTGCTTCTGAAAGGCTGGCTGAAATAGACATGCCATACCTCCTGAAATATCAACCCATGATGCAAACCATTGGCCAAAAGTACTGCATGGATCCTGCCGTGATCGCTGGTGTCTTGTCCAGGAAGTCTCCCGGTGACAAAATTCTGGTCAACATGGGCGATAGGACTAGCATGGTGCAG GACCCTGGCTCTCAAGCTCCCACATCCTGGATTAGTGAGTCTCAGGTTTCCCAGACAACTGAAGTTCTGACTACTAGAATCAAAGAAATCCAGAGGAGGTTTCCAACCTGGACCCCTGACCAGTACCTGAGAG GTGGACTCTGTGCCTACAGTGGGGGTGCTGGCTATGTCCGAAGCAGCCAGGACCTGAGCTGTGACTTCTGCAATGATGTCCTTGCACGAGCCAAGTACCTCAAGAGACATGGCTTCTAA